From the Pomacea canaliculata isolate SZHN2017 linkage group LG14, ASM307304v1, whole genome shotgun sequence genome, one window contains:
- the LOC112555800 gene encoding uncharacterized protein LOC112555800, protein MRTLLLLMLVGSALTQTTTHKPNIFQSLGSVFSTTFDSLTDALGDYLKSQGTNLLHNLLPSLAGEFLQSGLWSLVDAAIHPGGTPATGKRNIAEDLESLKQSVQLVLHQAEAEAEDIKHALQSLVGKVLTGQLSLTEFQQLVPKFQEIANELLSKLREGVLTEVHKLAGNKRELLDLSLLTHLLQGLETQGQAVFGQVLQEIQALANPGNLLSLLTEAASKLGLTNVLGSLAGLIG, encoded by the exons ATGCGaactctgctgctgctgatgctggtggGCTCCGCCCTCACGCAGACGACCACCCACAAGCCCAACATCTTCCAGAGCCTGGGCAGTGTCTTCTCAACCACCTTCGATTCTCTGACG GATGCTCTTGGAGACTACTTGAAAAGCCAGGGCACAAATCTCCTGCATAATCTGCTTCCCAGTCTGGCAGGAGAGTTCCTTCAGA GTGGCCTGTGGAGTTTGGTAGATGCAGCCATACACCCGGGAGGGACACCCGCTACTGGCAAGCGCAACATTGCTGA GGATCTGGAGAGTCTGAAGCAAAGTGTGCAGCTGGTGCTTCACCAGGCGGAGGCTGAAGCGGAGGACATCAAGCATGCTCTTCAGAGTCTGGTGGGCAAAGTGCTGACCGGCCAGCTGTCGCTCACCGAGTTCCAGCAGTTGGTCCCCAAGTTCCAAG AGATAGCTAACGAGCTGCTATCCAAGCTGAGAGAGGGAGTGCTGACGGAGGTACACAAGTTGGCAGGCAACAAGAGGGAGTTACTGGACCTCAGCCTTCTAACCCACCTGCTGCAAGGTCTGGAGACTCAGGGCCAGGCG GTCTTTGGCCAGGTGCTTCAAGAGATCCAAGCTTTGGCTAACCCTGGCAACTTACTGTCCCTCCTGACTGAAGCTGCCAGCAAGCTGGGCTTGACCAACGTCTTGG GCTCTTTGGCCGGTTTGATTGGCTAA